Proteins encoded together in one Canis aureus isolate CA01 chromosome 21, VMU_Caureus_v.1.0, whole genome shotgun sequence window:
- the LOC144293286 gene encoding olfactory receptor 4C11-like, translated as MQQNNRTTEFILLGLTQDPMKKKMVFVIFFIFYLGTVVGNLLIIVTIKSSRTLGSPMYYFLFYLSLADSCFSTSTAPRLIVDSLSAKNIITYNECMTQVFALHFFGCMEVLVLILMAFDRYVAICKPLHYPTIMSWRVCTILIVLAWIGSFIHSTAQIILALRLPFCGPNLIDHYCCDLQPLLKLACMDTFVINLLLVSNSGGISSSSFVILMISYIVILHSLRNHSAEGRKKALSTCTTHIIVVIIFFGPCIFIYTRPPTTNPMDKMVTVFYTIGTPFLNPLIYTLRNAEVKNAMRKLWHINITSESRR; from the coding sequence ATGCAGCAAAATAACAGAACTACTGAGTTCATACTGTTAGGATTGACTCAAGatcctatgaaaaagaaaatggtatttgtaatatttttcattttttatttgggaaCTGTGGTTGGGAATTTGCTTATTATTGTAACCATCAAGTCCAGCCGGACACTTGGGAGCCCCAtgtactatttcttattttatttgtccCTTGCTGATTCCTGCTTTTCAACTTCCACAGCCCCAAGACTAATTGTGGATTCACTCTCTGCAAAAAATATCATAACTTACAATGAATGCATGACTCAAGTCTTTGCACTGCATTTCTTTGGCTGCATGGAGGTTTTAGTCCTCATCCTTATGGCCTTTGACCGGTATGTGGCCATCTGTAAGCCCTTACATTACCCAACCATCATGAGCTGGCGGGTCTGCACCATCCTAATTGTTCTGGCATGGATTGGATCTTTTATCCATTCTACAGCCCAGATTATCCTGGCTTTGAGATTGCCCTTCTGTGGACCCAATTTGATTGATCATTACTGCTGTGATTTGCAGCCCTTGCTGAAACTTGCTTGCATGGACACTTTTGTGATCAACCTACTGTTGGTGTCTAATAGCGGGGGCATTTCCTCAAGCAGTTTTGTGATTCTGATGATCTCCTACATTGTCATCTTGCATTCACTGCGAAACCACAGTgcggaagggaggaaaaaagctcTCTCTACTTGCACTACTCACATCATTGTAGTAATCATATTCTTTGGTCCCTGTATATTCATTTATACACGCCCCCCAACCACTAACCCCATGGACAAGATGGTAACTGTATTTTATACCATTGGGACACCTTTTCTCAACCCACTTATCTACACACTGAGGAATGCAGAAGTGAAAAATGCCATGAGAAAGCTATGGCATATCAATATTACCTCAGAAAGCAGAAGATGA